A genomic stretch from Sulfobacillus thermosulfidooxidans includes:
- a CDS encoding DUF1116 domain-containing protein, translating into MRVIKSQDLTPRLVGVIQAKDIVPYECPWLLHPGPPLPHSLDSLYPAQQKTLKALMAWEHWPDDTGLKHSLRVFPTQDFHVAAPLVGWVSPSMLLWVVEDPITHFKGYAPINEGTGPSLRMGEVSSAILDRQDWLNQVFAPVMTELLHVLDIQLWPIIQQALYMGDELHMRSVAASFVFQNLLMRPLLTSGRFGALSLTDQMMFFQVLWGNPLAFLNIVMAMSQIYFQHWAEQKFPSNMIIAIGANGFAWGYRCHDDPDHWQLVPAPLARPGRPIGRSFLPIIGDSFVCEVMGFGGQIIHNAPALWQDIGYVPPLSPSEFFRSPLCAQDLPVVLAGDEAPLRGGACPSDLPHMAFDTACVGIEGGFLGAGRVGGSPWYRSKRDECYG; encoded by the coding sequence ATGCGCGTGATTAAGAGTCAGGATTTGACTCCCCGGCTTGTGGGGGTGATCCAGGCGAAAGATATCGTGCCCTATGAGTGCCCTTGGCTGCTTCATCCAGGTCCCCCCTTACCGCATTCGTTGGATAGCCTTTATCCTGCACAACAAAAAACACTGAAGGCCTTGATGGCATGGGAACATTGGCCGGATGATACGGGGTTGAAACACTCTCTTCGGGTGTTTCCTACGCAAGATTTTCATGTCGCAGCGCCTTTAGTGGGATGGGTTTCACCATCAATGTTGTTGTGGGTTGTCGAAGATCCCATTACCCATTTTAAGGGGTATGCTCCGATAAACGAAGGTACGGGTCCTAGTCTTCGAATGGGTGAGGTATCTTCTGCGATCTTAGACCGCCAAGATTGGCTCAACCAGGTTTTTGCCCCAGTGATGACAGAACTTTTGCATGTACTCGATATTCAACTCTGGCCGATTATCCAACAAGCCCTGTATATGGGCGATGAACTGCATATGCGCTCGGTGGCTGCGTCCTTTGTGTTTCAAAATCTCTTAATGCGTCCCTTGTTGACATCGGGACGGTTTGGCGCTTTAAGCCTCACCGATCAAATGATGTTCTTTCAGGTTTTATGGGGAAATCCACTCGCCTTTTTGAACATTGTTATGGCGATGAGCCAAATTTATTTCCAGCACTGGGCGGAGCAGAAGTTTCCGTCCAACATGATTATAGCTATCGGCGCCAATGGATTTGCCTGGGGCTATCGGTGTCACGATGATCCGGACCATTGGCAGCTTGTTCCCGCCCCGTTGGCCAGACCGGGACGTCCGATTGGTCGATCTTTTCTACCCATTATTGGGGATAGTTTTGTGTGCGAAGTGATGGGATTTGGTGGGCAGATTATTCACAATGCGCCCGCACTTTGGCAAGATATCGGCTATGTTCCGCCTCTTTCCCCATCCGAATTTTTTCGGTCTCCCTTGTGTGCTCAAGACCTTCCGGTTGTTTTAGCCGGCGATGAGGCGCCCCTGCGGGGCGGCGCCTGTCCTTCGGATTTGCCGCATATGGCATTTGATACAGCCTGCGTGGGCATCGAGGGCGGATTTTTAGGGGC